The nucleotide window TGGAAACGTTTAATTCATTTATTTCCCTGTTCATATCTCTTATGAAATCGAAAAGGGATGAAAGGGCAAAGGGTGTGTTAAAATCATTGTCCATTGCTTCCAGGAAACTTTCCCTGGTTTCATGGAGTAATTGGTCATGTTTTGCATCATGTTTACCCGTTTCTGGAATATCACTTTCCAAGAGATCTTCAATGGTTTCTGTTAGTTTGTATATTCTTTTAAGCCCACTTTGGGATTGTTCCAGTATTTCCTGACTGAAATCTATGGGGCTGCGGTAATGGGTTGATAAGACAAAGAATCTGAATACATCTGGTGGATATTCCTGTAGCAGGTCTTTGATGGTGATGAAGTTTCCAAGGGATTTGGACATCTTCTCTCCCAAAACATTCAAAAAACCGGTGTGCATCCAGTAGCGAACCATGGGTTTTTTCCCGGATGCGGATTCCATCTGGGCTATTTCTGCCTCATGGTGTGGGAATATGAGATCCAGACCTCCACCGTGTATATCATACTGTGGTCCGAAGTATTCCTCGGTTATGGCAGTGTCTTCAATGTGCCATCCAGGTCGTCCTGGGCCCCAGGGAGAATCCCAGAATGGTCTTTCATCCTTTTTTTTCCACAGTGCAAAATCTCCCGGATTGCGCTTGCTGGTGTCCGGGTTGATTCGGTGAACATTTAAATCTTCAATGTTACGGTTGGAAAGTTTACCAAAATCTTCAAACCTGGATTCATCAAAGTAAACTCCACTATCTGTTTCATAGGCAAATCCTTTCTCCAGGAGTGTTTCTATCTGTTTTATGATTTCCCCTGTGTGTTCAGTGGCCCGGGCATAGAGATTGACATTTTCCACACCCAGGGACTTCATGTCTTCTATGAATTTTTTCTCAAACTTCCTTGCCAGTTGGAGGCTGTCTTCCCCAGTTTCTCTGGCCCGGTTGATGATCTTGTCATCGATATCAGTGATGTTTTGCACGTAGAAAACACTGTAACCCCTGTATTTCAGGTAACGGGCGATAACATCAAAGGAGATATAGGTCCGTGCATGACCTATGTGAGAGTTATCGTAAACTGTTGGCCCACAAACAAAGAGCTTTACCCGGTTTCCTTCACGTGGCTTAAAAATCTCTTTCCTGCGGGACAAAGTGTTGTATACGGTTATCATAAAATCACTAAATTTTACAGATAGAATTATCAAATTATTAGATATAACTACTTATACGTTTGGATATAACTTTTTATCAATTGAATTCTTGTTAGATATCTTTTTATCAAATATGGCTTTAGCTATTAGTTGTTAATAAATAAAAGGCCAAGATTGGGATTTGAACCCAAGTATCGTGGTCTGCAGCCACGCACCTAGCCGCTCGGTCATCTTGGCAAAAAACGATTATGAAAATTTGGCAATTTTTCAAGCTGCACTACAAACATTAACAATTGTTATATATAAACATTGCCCCTGTTTTTCATTAGATCCCGTGAAAATTTTATTGTTATATTAATTTAACAGGAATCATTTACTGAGGATTATTCGATAATTAGGGATGTTTTAGGCAAAAATTGAATAAATATATTTGAATATCTATTCAACTTTTAATATCTATTAACTTTCTCAATATCTCATCAACATCTCATTTTATCCCTTACTCAACCTTTTTCCCAGCTTCAGGACCAGGCTGTACAGAATATATTTCAGTTAACTTAACCACAATGGCTGCTTTGGGATTCAGTTT belongs to uncultured Methanobacterium sp. and includes:
- the cysS gene encoding cysteine--tRNA ligase, giving the protein MITVYNTLSRRKEIFKPREGNRVKLFVCGPTVYDNSHIGHARTYISFDVIARYLKYRGYSVFYVQNITDIDDKIINRARETGEDSLQLARKFEKKFIEDMKSLGVENVNLYARATEHTGEIIKQIETLLEKGFAYETDSGVYFDESRFEDFGKLSNRNIEDLNVHRINPDTSKRNPGDFALWKKKDERPFWDSPWGPGRPGWHIEDTAITEEYFGPQYDIHGGGLDLIFPHHEAEIAQMESASGKKPMVRYWMHTGFLNVLGEKMSKSLGNFITIKDLLQEYPPDVFRFFVLSTHYRSPIDFSQEILEQSQSGLKRIYKLTETIEDLLESDIPETGKHDAKHDQLLHETRESFLEAMDNDFNTPFALSSLFDFIRDMNREINELNVSKNTLINIKEFINEIGDILGFEFVLNKSHGDATDELVNILTDIREKLREKKDYELSDEIRSKLNDLNIVIEDRKR